A window of Oxobacter pfennigii contains these coding sequences:
- a CDS encoding TIGR00266 family protein — protein sequence MRKAHEVDYQIHGDDMQFVEIGLDAGETIVAEAGAMMFMDSTIQMDTVFGDGSDQDKGKGIMDKMLGAGKRVLAGESLFMTTFTNTSGGKKSLAFAAPYPGKIISLDLSEYNGQIICQRDAFLCAAKGIAVEIAFQKNIGAGFFGGEGFIMQRLVGDGLAFLHAGGTIISKELQAGETMKLDTGCLVAMTAGVNYDVTFAGNIQSAIFGGEGLFLATLTGPGHVWLQSLPFSRFANRLYASAKKNGKGSSDTNPLGSLGGFKNFLGRD from the coding sequence ATGCGTAAAGCTCATGAAGTTGATTATCAAATACATGGAGATGATATGCAATTTGTTGAAATTGGACTTGATGCAGGTGAGACAATAGTTGCAGAAGCAGGCGCCATGATGTTTATGGACAGCACCATACAAATGGATACAGTTTTTGGGGACGGATCGGATCAAGATAAGGGAAAAGGCATTATGGATAAGATGCTGGGGGCCGGAAAAAGGGTGCTGGCTGGTGAAAGCCTTTTTATGACTACCTTTACCAATACCAGTGGCGGAAAGAAATCCTTGGCTTTTGCAGCTCCATATCCCGGGAAAATTATATCATTGGACTTGAGCGAGTATAACGGGCAGATAATCTGCCAGAGGGATGCATTCCTTTGCGCGGCCAAAGGCATTGCCGTTGAAATAGCTTTCCAGAAAAATATTGGAGCTGGTTTTTTCGGCGGAGAGGGATTTATAATGCAGCGTCTTGTAGGTGACGGCCTGGCGTTTCTTCATGCAGGAGGCACCATCATATCAAAAGAGCTGCAGGCAGGAGAAACCATGAAGCTGGATACAGGGTGCCTGGTTGCTATGACTGCCGGTGTAAATTATGATGTGACTTTTGCCGGGAATATTCAAAGCGCCATTTTCGGAGGCGAAGGATTATTCTTAGCCACTTTGACAGGTCCCGGACACGTTTGGCTTCAGTCATTGCCCTTCAGCCGTTTTGCAAATCGCTTATATGCATCAGCTAAAAAAAACGGCAAAGGTAGCAGCGATACCAATCCATTAGGTAGCCTGGGCGGATTCAAAAATTTCTTAGGCAGGGATTAA
- a CDS encoding DUF3231 family protein, translating to MDNVSHDTKNINLTSVEVGALWNTYMVESLVHHTYAYFLKHVDDPDIKKFLKHSHDTTREHLKLLEALFKEEKLPVPRGITSEDINPDAPRLFTDKYYIYFEEHMSRFALTSYSQAYAQCSRLDIRELFKTQFVELLILVNQWVTEVALSKGVYIRPPYVPLPKEVDFVKRQNFFSGFFGEKRSLTVLEITHLFNNADTNSIGTTQMTAYSQVAKSKDIRDYFIKGRDLAKTFYKNFVDVLISENIPIPPSHNSEITDSIESPFSDRLMLFHVNLLSSAGLSSYGMAITGSPRNDLSALYGKAAIESAAYAKEGASLMIEKGWMEQTPTAPDRDELAKLVKSH from the coding sequence TTGGATAATGTCAGTCATGATACCAAGAACATAAATCTTACATCCGTTGAAGTCGGAGCGTTATGGAATACCTACATGGTGGAATCACTGGTGCATCACACATATGCTTATTTTCTTAAGCATGTTGATGATCCTGATATTAAGAAATTTTTAAAGCATTCACATGATACTACCAGAGAGCACCTTAAACTTTTAGAAGCACTTTTCAAAGAAGAAAAGCTTCCGGTTCCCAGAGGCATTACTTCTGAGGACATCAATCCCGATGCGCCAAGATTGTTTACTGATAAATACTATATTTACTTTGAGGAGCATATGTCAAGATTTGCATTGACAAGTTACAGCCAGGCTTATGCCCAATGTTCCCGTCTTGATATAAGAGAATTATTCAAAACCCAGTTCGTTGAATTACTGATTTTAGTAAATCAGTGGGTAACTGAAGTTGCATTATCCAAGGGAGTATATATAAGGCCCCCTTATGTACCTCTGCCAAAGGAAGTTGACTTTGTAAAAAGGCAGAATTTCTTTTCGGGTTTCTTTGGTGAAAAAAGATCGTTGACTGTTCTTGAGATTACCCATCTTTTTAATAATGCAGACACAAACTCCATAGGAACTACGCAAATGACTGCATACAGCCAGGTGGCAAAATCTAAAGATATACGGGATTATTTTATAAAAGGAAGGGATTTAGCAAAAACTTTTTATAAAAACTTCGTAGATGTTCTAATCTCCGAAAATATTCCTATTCCCCCCAGCCACAACAGTGAAATAACAGACAGTATAGAATCTCCTTTTTCTGACAGGCTGATGCTGTTTCACGTTAATTTACTAAGTTCTGCCGGTTTAAGCTCCTATGGTATGGCTATTACAGGAAGTCCCAGGAACGATTTATCAGCCCTTTACGGCAAGGCTGCAATTGAATCGGCAGCCTATGCAAAGGAAGGTGCCAGCCTTATGATTGAAAAAGGCTGGATGGAACAGACGCCTACAGCCCCTGACAGGGATGAACTTGCTAAGCTTGTTAAAAGCCATTAA